The following are encoded together in the Populus trichocarpa isolate Nisqually-1 chromosome 5, P.trichocarpa_v4.1, whole genome shotgun sequence genome:
- the LOC7469131 gene encoding serine/threonine-protein kinase MPS1 isoform X2 yields the protein MDREANLLVPSAPPQRNLVRPVTNAADTTSSSSSSSSPPDFLRHVQAAFKRHRPLGIMQTSNSTKPRRTLIPKREASRTVASNAGPTTGTKNSQDVVPLSKDSTLPKKNPVTVIRESHEDASISPPSFPGTITKTFDESFNPFDAHREQPKSAIDTKENNPMPLTCIESQLVEGKRKVQFSTVNNTISQEMEWDVSNQVEVSNVINDETKQQNMESDLTLRSDGAVPSLAKRTMVIQNQLHQLRNFLSQPATQSSVVGPSCATTTSVHSTSAPMLNSMTYCSRESGSQAAVEPLRDANANSQSFTPGNLEQLSPPTLKDTSGMLIDLRAAATRPSTSSIHSQFKDLPKEQQRGVPEVSDIANNPSLVVDRSTEDIEPADDGAAVQSQPPMSKNPSSDVKLEPPKHEKQEKVSSSKGASVPRKRNLDPDLFFKVNGKLYQRLGKIGSGGSSEVHKVISSDCTIYALKKIKLKGRDYGTAYGFCQEILYLNKLKGKNNIIQLIDYEVTDKTLLHEVMSGSVNNKDGRVKDDGCIYMVLEYGEIDLAHMLSQKWKEMDSPNQTIDENWLRFYWQQILQAVNTIHEERIVHSDLKPANFLLVKGSLKLIDFGIAKAIMSDTTNIQRDSQVGTLSYMSPEAFMCNESDANGNTIKCGRPSDIWSLGCILYQMVYGRTPFSAYKTFWAKFKVITDPNHEITYEPVSNPWLLDLMKRCLAWERNERWRIPQFLQHPFLVPPVPTQQSESQNQGCELLQLVAETCGSDQEASMLCHELQQLLNPGTLISESLTSRDQQYKLLSQMSKLCFQLRECLAKSEGF from the exons ATGGACAGGGAGGCTAACCTTCTGGTCCCATCTGCACCTCCGCAAAGAAATCTCGTTCGTCCCGTCACCAACGCCGCCGACACGACGTCTTCTTCCTCCTCGTCCTCCTCCCCGCCGGACTTTCTCCGGCATGTCCAAGCCGCCTTCAAGCGCCACCGCCCCCTTG GTATAATGCAGACGAGTAATAGCACTAAGCCTAGACGTACGTTAATTCCAAAACGTGAAGCGTCAAGAACTGTAGCTTCAAATGCGGGTCCAACTACAGGCACGAAGAATTCTCAAGATGTTGTTCCATTGAGTAAAGACTCAACTTTGCCAAAAAAGAATCCAGTTACTGTTATCAGGGAAAGTCATGAAGATGCGTCAATCTCACCTCCTTCGTTTCCTGGAACAATCACGAAGACGTTTGATGAGAGTTTCAATCCCTTTGATGCACACAGAGAGCAACCAAAATCTGCTATCGATACTAAAGAGAATAATCCGATGCCCCTGACATGCATAGAATCTCAACTTGTTGAGGGTAAGAGAAAAGTCCAGTTTTCGACAGTGAACAACACCATTTCCCAGG AAATGGAATGGGATGTGAGCAATCAAGTAGAGGTGTCAAATGTGATCAATGATGAAACAAAGCAGCAGAACATGGAATCAGATCTCACTTTGAGGTCCGATGGAGCTGTACCATCACTGGCAAAGAGAACAATGGTTATTCAGAATCAGTTGCATCAATTGAGGAACTTTTTAAGCCAACCAGCTACTCAATCTTCTGTTGTTGGACCATCTTGTGCTACCACAACATCTGTTCATTCTACTTCAGCACCCATGCTTAACTCGATGACATATTGCTCTCGTGAGAGTGGTTCTCAAGCTGCAGTTGAGCCTTTGAGGGATGCTAATGCAAATTCTCAGAGCTTTACTCCAGGGAATTTGGAGCAGCTGTCACCTCCTACATTGAAGGACACAAGTGGCATGCTAATTGACCTGAGAGCCGCTGCAACCCGGCCTTCTACCTCTTCTATCCATTCCCAGTTTAAGGACCTGCCTAAGGAGCAACAGAGAGGTGTGCCTGAAGTAAGTGACATTGCAAACAATCCTTCACTTGTTGTTGATAGGTCCACTGAGGATATTGAACCAGCAGATGATGGTGCTGCTGTACAATCTCAGCCTCCAATGTCCAAAAACCCATCTTCAGATGTGAAGTTGGAGCCTcctaaacatgaaaaacaagaaaaagtttcAAGTAGTAAAGGTGCATCAGTGCCTCGAAAAAGGAATCTTGACCCTGACTTGTTCTTTAAAGTTAATGGGAAGCTCTATCAAAGGCTTGGTAAGATAGGAAGTGGAGGAAGCAGTGAGGTTCACAAAGTCATTTCATCAGACTGCACAATTTATGCACTTAAGAAAATCAAGCTCAAGGGTCGTGATTATGGAACTGCATATGGTTTTTGTCAGGAAATTCTTTATCTAAACAAACTAAAGGGGAAGAACAACATTATACAGTTAATAGATTATGAG GTGACAGATAAAACTTTGCTCCACGAAGTCATGAGTGGCTCTGTAAATAATAAAGATGGAAGAGTCAAAGATGATGGGTGTATATACATGGTCCTTGAATACGGGGAAATTGATTTGGCTCACATGCTGTCCCAGAAATGGAAGGAGATGGATAGCCCCAACCAGACGATAGATGAGAATTGGCTGAGATTTTATTGGCAG CAAATACTTCAAGCTGTCAATACCATACATGAGGAACGTATCGTGCACTCTGACCTGAAGCCAGCTAATTTTCTTCTTGTCAAAGGTTCTCTGAAGTTGATTGATTTTGGTATCGCCAAAGCCATAATGAGCGATACTACTAACATTCAAAGGGATTCACAG GTAGGTACCCTAAGCTACATGTCTCCAGAGGCATTCATGTGCAATGAGAGTGATGCTAATGGAAACACCATAAAGTGTGGTCGGCCATCAGATATTTGGTCCCTCGGCTGCATCCTCTACCAAATGGTGTATGGAAGAACCCCTTTTTCTGCGTACAAAACATTTTGGGCCAAGTTCAAAGTTATAACGGATCCAAACCATGAGATAACTTATGAGCCAGTTTCCAATCCATGGCTTCTTGATCTCATGAAAAGATGCCTGGCTTGGGAGAGGAACGAGAGATGGAGGATCCCTCAATTTCTCCAACATCCTTTTCTTGTTCCACCAGTACCGACTCAACAATCTGAATCTCAGAATCAAGGTTGTGAACTGCTTCAACTTGTTGCAGAAACTTGTGGCAGTGACCAAGAAGCTTCTATGCTGTGCCATGAGCTCCAACAATTGCTTAACCCAGGCACTCTCATATCCGAGTCATTAACATCACGAGACCAACAATATAAGTTGCTCTCTCAGATGTCTAAGCTTTGTTTTCAGCTCCGGGAATGTTTAGCAAAGTCAGAGGGATTTTAG
- the LOC7469131 gene encoding serine/threonine-protein kinase MPS1 isoform X1 → MDREANLLVPSAPPQRNLVRPVTNAADTTSSSSSSSSPPDFLRHVQAAFKRHRPLGIMQTSNSTKPRRTLIPKREASRTVASNAGPTTGTKNSQDVVPLSKDSTLPKKNPVTVIRESHEDASISPPSFPGTITKTFDESFNPFDAHREQPKSAIDTKENNPMPLTCIESQLVEGKRKVQFSTVNNTISQGADNGMATGLENLTSHMGSLALTEMEWDVSNQVEVSNVINDETKQQNMESDLTLRSDGAVPSLAKRTMVIQNQLHQLRNFLSQPATQSSVVGPSCATTTSVHSTSAPMLNSMTYCSRESGSQAAVEPLRDANANSQSFTPGNLEQLSPPTLKDTSGMLIDLRAAATRPSTSSIHSQFKDLPKEQQRGVPEVSDIANNPSLVVDRSTEDIEPADDGAAVQSQPPMSKNPSSDVKLEPPKHEKQEKVSSSKGASVPRKRNLDPDLFFKVNGKLYQRLGKIGSGGSSEVHKVISSDCTIYALKKIKLKGRDYGTAYGFCQEILYLNKLKGKNNIIQLIDYEVTDKTLLHEVMSGSVNNKDGRVKDDGCIYMVLEYGEIDLAHMLSQKWKEMDSPNQTIDENWLRFYWQQILQAVNTIHEERIVHSDLKPANFLLVKGSLKLIDFGIAKAIMSDTTNIQRDSQVGTLSYMSPEAFMCNESDANGNTIKCGRPSDIWSLGCILYQMVYGRTPFSAYKTFWAKFKVITDPNHEITYEPVSNPWLLDLMKRCLAWERNERWRIPQFLQHPFLVPPVPTQQSESQNQGCELLQLVAETCGSDQEASMLCHELQQLLNPGTLISESLTSRDQQYKLLSQMSKLCFQLRECLAKSEGF, encoded by the exons ATGGACAGGGAGGCTAACCTTCTGGTCCCATCTGCACCTCCGCAAAGAAATCTCGTTCGTCCCGTCACCAACGCCGCCGACACGACGTCTTCTTCCTCCTCGTCCTCCTCCCCGCCGGACTTTCTCCGGCATGTCCAAGCCGCCTTCAAGCGCCACCGCCCCCTTG GTATAATGCAGACGAGTAATAGCACTAAGCCTAGACGTACGTTAATTCCAAAACGTGAAGCGTCAAGAACTGTAGCTTCAAATGCGGGTCCAACTACAGGCACGAAGAATTCTCAAGATGTTGTTCCATTGAGTAAAGACTCAACTTTGCCAAAAAAGAATCCAGTTACTGTTATCAGGGAAAGTCATGAAGATGCGTCAATCTCACCTCCTTCGTTTCCTGGAACAATCACGAAGACGTTTGATGAGAGTTTCAATCCCTTTGATGCACACAGAGAGCAACCAAAATCTGCTATCGATACTAAAGAGAATAATCCGATGCCCCTGACATGCATAGAATCTCAACTTGTTGAGGGTAAGAGAAAAGTCCAGTTTTCGACAGTGAACAACACCATTTCCCAGG GGGCCGATAATGGAATGGCCACTGGATTGGAGAACTTAACTTCTCATATGGGTTCACTTGCATTGACAGAAATGGAATGGGATGTGAGCAATCAAGTAGAGGTGTCAAATGTGATCAATGATGAAACAAAGCAGCAGAACATGGAATCAGATCTCACTTTGAGGTCCGATGGAGCTGTACCATCACTGGCAAAGAGAACAATGGTTATTCAGAATCAGTTGCATCAATTGAGGAACTTTTTAAGCCAACCAGCTACTCAATCTTCTGTTGTTGGACCATCTTGTGCTACCACAACATCTGTTCATTCTACTTCAGCACCCATGCTTAACTCGATGACATATTGCTCTCGTGAGAGTGGTTCTCAAGCTGCAGTTGAGCCTTTGAGGGATGCTAATGCAAATTCTCAGAGCTTTACTCCAGGGAATTTGGAGCAGCTGTCACCTCCTACATTGAAGGACACAAGTGGCATGCTAATTGACCTGAGAGCCGCTGCAACCCGGCCTTCTACCTCTTCTATCCATTCCCAGTTTAAGGACCTGCCTAAGGAGCAACAGAGAGGTGTGCCTGAAGTAAGTGACATTGCAAACAATCCTTCACTTGTTGTTGATAGGTCCACTGAGGATATTGAACCAGCAGATGATGGTGCTGCTGTACAATCTCAGCCTCCAATGTCCAAAAACCCATCTTCAGATGTGAAGTTGGAGCCTcctaaacatgaaaaacaagaaaaagtttcAAGTAGTAAAGGTGCATCAGTGCCTCGAAAAAGGAATCTTGACCCTGACTTGTTCTTTAAAGTTAATGGGAAGCTCTATCAAAGGCTTGGTAAGATAGGAAGTGGAGGAAGCAGTGAGGTTCACAAAGTCATTTCATCAGACTGCACAATTTATGCACTTAAGAAAATCAAGCTCAAGGGTCGTGATTATGGAACTGCATATGGTTTTTGTCAGGAAATTCTTTATCTAAACAAACTAAAGGGGAAGAACAACATTATACAGTTAATAGATTATGAG GTGACAGATAAAACTTTGCTCCACGAAGTCATGAGTGGCTCTGTAAATAATAAAGATGGAAGAGTCAAAGATGATGGGTGTATATACATGGTCCTTGAATACGGGGAAATTGATTTGGCTCACATGCTGTCCCAGAAATGGAAGGAGATGGATAGCCCCAACCAGACGATAGATGAGAATTGGCTGAGATTTTATTGGCAG CAAATACTTCAAGCTGTCAATACCATACATGAGGAACGTATCGTGCACTCTGACCTGAAGCCAGCTAATTTTCTTCTTGTCAAAGGTTCTCTGAAGTTGATTGATTTTGGTATCGCCAAAGCCATAATGAGCGATACTACTAACATTCAAAGGGATTCACAG GTAGGTACCCTAAGCTACATGTCTCCAGAGGCATTCATGTGCAATGAGAGTGATGCTAATGGAAACACCATAAAGTGTGGTCGGCCATCAGATATTTGGTCCCTCGGCTGCATCCTCTACCAAATGGTGTATGGAAGAACCCCTTTTTCTGCGTACAAAACATTTTGGGCCAAGTTCAAAGTTATAACGGATCCAAACCATGAGATAACTTATGAGCCAGTTTCCAATCCATGGCTTCTTGATCTCATGAAAAGATGCCTGGCTTGGGAGAGGAACGAGAGATGGAGGATCCCTCAATTTCTCCAACATCCTTTTCTTGTTCCACCAGTACCGACTCAACAATCTGAATCTCAGAATCAAGGTTGTGAACTGCTTCAACTTGTTGCAGAAACTTGTGGCAGTGACCAAGAAGCTTCTATGCTGTGCCATGAGCTCCAACAATTGCTTAACCCAGGCACTCTCATATCCGAGTCATTAACATCACGAGACCAACAATATAAGTTGCTCTCTCAGATGTCTAAGCTTTGTTTTCAGCTCCGGGAATGTTTAGCAAAGTCAGAGGGATTTTAG